A part of Methanocalculus alkaliphilus genomic DNA contains:
- a CDS encoding type II toxin-antitoxin system PemK/MazF family toxin, with translation MDADTKREREIMGTYNPRDVVIAPFPFHDGRGNKNRPAVVLSAGDNQLLLVPCTSRPADRIPSIRIDLDDFEEGGLDLFDESYILTTDQTWIPVRKILSKKGRLTNEAFMEVKRIARS, from the coding sequence ATGGATGCAGATACCAAACGGGAGAGAGAGATAATGGGAACCTATAATCCGCGTGATGTCGTTATTGCACCATTCCCGTTCCACGATGGCAGGGGGAACAAAAACAGGCCGGCGGTCGTCCTCTCGGCCGGGGATAACCAGCTCCTCCTTGTACCCTGCACAAGCCGGCCGGCAGACAGGATCCCGTCGATCAGGATCGATCTCGACGACTTTGAGGAAGGTGGTCTTGACCTCTTCGATGAGAGCTACATCCTCACCACCGATCAGACCTGGATACCCGTACGAAAGATACTCTCAAAGAAAGGGAGGCTGACAAATGAAGCTTTTATGGAAGTAAAAAGGATAGCCCGGTCCTGA
- a CDS encoding signal recognition particle protein Srp54 — protein MLDSLSTSLKDAVKKLAGKAVIDRAAVEELIRDLQRALIQSDVNVKLVMQLSQSIKNRALEEELPKGMGVKDHVLRIVYQELVSLMGPETELELKPQKILMAGLQGSGKTTTTGKLCRYLQRKGMKVGAICCDNFRPGAFVQLQTLCKKINVPVYGDPNEKDALKIVRDGLTALRDVEVIIVDTAGRHALEDDLIEEIMQINDVAKPTHRWLVIDAALGQGARDQAKRFHEAIGIDGVIITKMDGTAKGGGALSAVAETGSGIVFIGSGETIDDLERFDPDGFISRLLGMGDLRALVERAEEVIESDDLDVNAMMKGKFTLRDMYKQLEALNKMGPLKQVLSMLPLGNMNLPGEVYDVTSVKMQRYRVIMDSMTDAELDDPSVLGTSRVHRIAYGSGSSVDQVRELIKYYKMMQKALKGFKGGGRFSMNRMMKQFGGDRLG, from the coding sequence ATGCTCGATTCTCTCTCCACATCTCTCAAAGATGCCGTTAAAAAGCTTGCAGGGAAGGCTGTTATCGACAGGGCAGCCGTTGAGGAGCTGATACGTGATCTCCAGCGGGCGCTCATCCAGTCTGATGTCAATGTCAAACTTGTGATGCAGCTCTCTCAGTCGATCAAGAATCGTGCCCTTGAAGAGGAGCTTCCAAAAGGGATGGGTGTGAAGGATCATGTCCTTCGAATCGTCTACCAGGAGCTCGTCTCCCTGATGGGTCCCGAGACCGAGCTTGAGCTCAAACCCCAGAAGATCCTGATGGCAGGTCTGCAGGGCTCCGGGAAGACGACAACGACGGGCAAACTCTGCCGGTATCTTCAGCGGAAAGGGATGAAAGTTGGAGCAATCTGCTGCGACAACTTCCGGCCAGGTGCATTTGTTCAGCTTCAGACCCTCTGTAAGAAGATTAATGTCCCGGTCTATGGCGATCCAAACGAGAAGGATGCCCTGAAGATCGTCAGAGACGGCCTCACGGCTCTCCGTGATGTTGAGGTTATCATCGTCGATACTGCCGGCCGCCATGCCCTTGAAGATGATCTCATCGAGGAGATCATGCAGATCAACGACGTGGCGAAACCGACGCACCGGTGGCTCGTCATCGATGCGGCCCTTGGTCAGGGGGCGCGTGATCAGGCGAAGAGATTCCATGAGGCCATCGGTATTGATGGGGTCATCATCACGAAGATGGATGGGACTGCCAAAGGTGGCGGTGCCCTCTCGGCTGTTGCCGAGACGGGATCGGGCATCGTCTTCATCGGTTCCGGTGAGACGATCGACGATCTCGAGCGGTTCGATCCCGATGGATTCATCTCGAGGCTGCTTGGGATGGGGGATCTCCGTGCCCTCGTCGAGCGGGCTGAAGAGGTGATCGAGAGCGATGATCTCGATGTCAATGCAATGATGAAGGGGAAGTTTACCCTTCGTGATATGTACAAACAGCTTGAAGCCCTCAATAAGATGGGTCCGTTAAAGCAGGTTCTCTCGATGCTTCCTCTCGGTAATATGAATCTTCCCGGGGAGGTCTATGATGTCACCTCTGTGAAGATGCAGCGGTACCGGGTGATCATGGACTCGATGACGGATGCGGAGCTTGATGATCCATCTGTCCTTGGAACATCCCGGGTACACCGGATTGCATATGGTTCCGGATCGTCAGTTGACCAGGTCCGGGAGCTCATCAAATATTATAAGATGATGCAGAAGGCATTGAAAGGTTTCAAGGGAGGAGGACGCTTCTCCATGAACCGGATGATGAAGCAGTTTGGCGGTGACAGGCTCGGATAG
- the ftsY gene encoding signal recognition particle-docking protein FtsY, whose amino-acid sequence MFEGLRNKLRDVRNRLGASIEAHSKPVLESGSPVAEDETVLPAQADIPSADPEPDPAPLVETVPGDTVSAPAPEKDEQGRVSAKQRWAEETEQPVRKTGFFQKFKTLVVEREFVLTEKDVAEPLFDLEMILLESDVALPVTDAIIAHMKASLVGTNRKIRQEPGEIVSGALREALREVLGDGLDISAYIRSHDRPVKILFTGVNGTGKTTSIAKVADLLRREGFSVVIGAGDTYRAGAIEQIQVHADRIGVRLIHHQEGADPSAVLFDTVEYARAHSIDVVLADTAGRFHNRANLMSQLEKIRRVMKPDLILYVDEATAGNDAVVRAAEFDRTVGADGVILTKADMDPKGGAAISIAYTIGKPLVFLGVGQEYSDIKPFTPDLILDAILGD is encoded by the coding sequence ATGTTTGAAGGACTCAGGAATAAACTCCGTGATGTCCGAAACAGGCTTGGCGCTTCCATAGAGGCGCATTCTAAGCCTGTTTTGGAGTCCGGTTCACCTGTCGCAGAGGATGAGACGGTTCTTCCTGCACAGGCAGATATCCCATCGGCAGATCCGGAGCCTGACCCGGCACCGCTGGTGGAAACCGTACCAGGAGATACCGTTTCTGCACCGGCTCCTGAAAAGGATGAGCAGGGGCGCGTATCTGCAAAGCAGAGATGGGCTGAGGAGACGGAGCAGCCCGTCCGAAAGACCGGTTTTTTTCAGAAATTCAAAACACTTGTTGTCGAACGTGAGTTTGTTCTGACCGAGAAGGATGTTGCAGAGCCGCTTTTTGATCTTGAGATGATTCTGCTTGAATCTGATGTCGCCCTTCCGGTGACCGATGCGATCATCGCTCATATGAAGGCCTCCCTGGTCGGCACAAACAGGAAGATCCGTCAGGAACCTGGAGAGATTGTCAGTGGTGCACTCAGAGAGGCGCTCCGTGAGGTTCTCGGTGATGGCCTTGATATCTCTGCATATATCCGTTCACATGACCGGCCGGTGAAGATCCTCTTCACAGGTGTTAATGGAACCGGAAAGACGACATCAATTGCGAAGGTCGCCGATCTCCTCCGAAGAGAAGGCTTCTCCGTTGTCATCGGTGCCGGTGATACCTACCGTGCCGGGGCAATCGAACAGATACAGGTTCATGCAGATCGTATAGGTGTCCGCCTCATTCACCATCAGGAGGGTGCGGATCCGTCTGCCGTCCTCTTTGACACGGTTGAGTATGCACGGGCTCATTCCATAGATGTTGTCCTCGCCGATACCGCAGGCCGGTTCCATAACCGGGCAAACCTGATGAGTCAGCTTGAGAAGATCAGGCGGGTTATGAAGCCGGATCTCATCCTGTATGTTGATGAGGCGACGGCAGGTAATGACGCTGTTGTGCGGGCTGCCGAGTTTGACCGGACCGTCGGCGCTGATGGTGTCATCCTGACGAAAGCGGATATGGATCCAAAAGGTGGAGCGGCAATCTCCATCGCCTACACCATCGGAAAGCCACTGGTCTTCCTCGGGGTCGGCCAGGAATACTCGGATATCAAACCATTTACACCTGATCTCATCCTCGATGCGATCCTGGGGGACTGA
- the pfdA gene encoding prefoldin subunit alpha — translation MQSNTRTPTPEQEFQTLQMYLSEFNQQIELFSQQLQMVEQARMESAAAIESLKGLKETTDAITLLPIGAGAAIHARVIDPDAVIVSIGSGVSVKKSNDEAVSYLSDRISEMEAQGRRLAETIGKLQNQAAEVGRRLDQLYQAGQTQSRGRS, via the coding sequence ATGCAGAGTAATACCCGCACTCCGACGCCCGAACAGGAGTTCCAGACGCTTCAGATGTATCTATCCGAGTTTAACCAGCAGATCGAGCTATTCTCACAGCAGCTCCAGATGGTTGAACAGGCACGGATGGAGTCGGCTGCCGCCATCGAGAGCCTGAAGGGGCTGAAAGAGACGACTGATGCCATCACCCTCCTTCCCATCGGTGCCGGCGCAGCCATCCATGCCCGCGTCATCGATCCGGATGCTGTCATCGTCAGCATCGGTTCAGGGGTGTCAGTGAAGAAGTCCAATGATGAGGCTGTCTCGTATCTTTCTGATCGGATCAGTGAGATGGAGGCTCAGGGGAGACGCCTTGCCGAGACGATAGGGAAACTTCAGAATCAGGCCGCAGAGGTTGGAAGACGCCTTGATCAGCTGTACCAGGCAGGTCAGACCCAGTCCCGTGGCCGGAGCTGA
- the rpl18a gene encoding 50S ribosomal protein L18Ae produces the protein MELREFEVSGAVKIGDSWKPYTKVIGAPNEVQARERIYTLIGSKHRLERRLIKIESIKSVNAE, from the coding sequence ATGGAGTTAAGAGAGTTTGAAGTGAGTGGTGCTGTGAAGATCGGTGATTCCTGGAAGCCATATACCAAGGTCATCGGTGCACCAAACGAAGTACAGGCGAGAGAGCGCATTTATACGCTGATCGGTAGCAAACACCGTCTCGAGCGAAGATTAATCAAAATTGAAAGCATAAAGAGTGTCAATGCAGAGTAA
- a CDS encoding translation initiation factor IF-6: MKYTLSLDGDPNIGVFARAFEEFAILPETVPDSFADAVAEALDVEIVRMFLQGTSIIGSLITGNSRGMVVSGMISEEERGRLEEYGEVMLLDETMNAAGNVILVNDEFALVHPEMPVTLMDRISEFLKVPVERMQIAGIPTVGMASVVTNKGVLLSPRATQHEIDRVEALTSLPVGCGSVNMGSILVGTGVIANSKGFIAGGATTGFELGRMEDVLGLLR, translated from the coding sequence ATGAAATATACCCTGTCCCTCGATGGCGATCCAAATATCGGGGTTTTTGCCCGGGCATTTGAAGAGTTTGCCATCCTTCCTGAGACCGTCCCCGATAGCTTTGCTGATGCTGTAGCAGAAGCCCTTGATGTTGAGATTGTCCGGATGTTCCTGCAAGGTACATCCATCATCGGATCTCTCATTACGGGAAACAGCCGTGGAATGGTGGTCTCCGGGATGATCAGTGAAGAAGAGCGTGGTCGGCTCGAGGAGTACGGGGAGGTCATGCTCCTGGATGAGACGATGAATGCTGCCGGCAATGTCATTCTTGTCAATGACGAATTTGCCCTTGTTCATCCGGAGATGCCGGTCACGCTGATGGATCGAATCAGCGAATTCCTCAAGGTTCCCGTCGAGCGGATGCAGATAGCCGGGATACCGACTGTCGGGATGGCATCGGTTGTGACGAACAAAGGTGTTCTCCTCTCTCCACGGGCGACACAACATGAGATTGACCGGGTCGAGGCCCTCACCTCGCTTCCGGTCGGATGCGGTTCTGTCAATATGGGTTCAATCCTTGTTGGCACCGGGGTGATTGCAAACTCAAAAGGTTTCATCGCCGGTGGTGCAACGACAGGCTTTGAGCTTGGAAGGATGGAAGACGTCTTAGGATTACTACGGTGA
- a CDS encoding 50S ribosomal protein L31e, which produces MVEAVKEQIYNIPLRDAKRAPKWKRAKVAIKDIRTFLEKHMKAEDVKLDRNINEKVWERGSQKPPRMIRVRAMKFSDGQVQAELAGE; this is translated from the coding sequence ATGGTTGAGGCAGTAAAGGAACAGATCTATAACATTCCGCTCAGGGATGCAAAACGCGCTCCAAAGTGGAAGCGGGCAAAAGTCGCCATCAAGGATATCAGGACATTCCTTGAGAAGCATATGAAGGCAGAGGACGTCAAACTGGATCGGAATATCAACGAGAAGGTCTGGGAGCGCGGAAGCCAGAAGCCACCACGGATGATCCGTGTCCGTGCAATGAAGTTCTCTGACGGCCAGGTACAGGCAGAACTTGCCGGTGAGTAA
- a CDS encoding 50S ribosomal protein L39e — MSKLTKGRKIRMAKAAQQNRRVPSWVMIKTKRAVVSHPKRRNWRRSTLKV, encoded by the coding sequence ATGAGTAAGCTGACAAAAGGCCGAAAGATTCGAATGGCGAAAGCCGCCCAGCAGAACCGGAGAGTTCCGTCATGGGTCATGATCAAGACGAAGCGCGCAGTTGTGTCCCATCCAAAGCGGCGTAACTGGAGACGCAGTACTCTGAAGGTGTAG
- a CDS encoding DUF7411 family protein, producing MLYSGGKDSSLAAILLSRDYSVELATFVFDPMREVSQVAAAAEALGLPWRKMTFAPGFIDEVIGILNRCGYPNEAINEIHRRSLCVLAQEYEVVADGTRFLDRVPMLTPAEVQSFEDRTGVSYIRPLLGFGRREIKRLVGQMLTVVYGETSQIQNGDYEREIRDEMTRRGIDWSGIFPKNHQQSLVTGRKELRDQVGEYQ from the coding sequence ATGCTCTACAGTGGTGGTAAGGACAGCAGCCTTGCCGCAATCCTGCTGTCGCGGGATTATTCAGTAGAGCTTGCGACGTTTGTCTTTGACCCGATGCGGGAGGTTTCACAGGTCGCGGCGGCGGCAGAGGCTCTGGGATTGCCCTGGAGAAAAATGACCTTTGCGCCAGGTTTCATTGATGAGGTTATCGGGATACTGAATCGGTGTGGGTATCCAAACGAGGCCATCAATGAGATCCACCGACGGTCCCTCTGTGTTCTTGCACAGGAATATGAGGTGGTCGCCGATGGCACACGGTTTCTCGACCGTGTGCCGATGCTGACACCAGCGGAAGTGCAGAGCTTTGAAGACAGAACGGGGGTCTCATATATACGCCCCCTTCTTGGGTTTGGCAGACGTGAAATAAAACGACTGGTGGGTCAGATGCTCACCGTCGTCTATGGTGAAACGTCACAAATTCAGAATGGTGATTATGAACGCGAGATCCGCGATGAGATGACCCGGCGTGGCATCGACTGGTCGGGGATCTTTCCGAAGAATCATCAGCAGTCTCTCGTCACCGGGAGAAAAGAATTACGAGATCAGGTTGGTGAATACCAATGA
- a CDS encoding DNA-binding protein, whose translation MGDDELAELRQRRLAQLQQQQQSEEHEAERQRQVEQQIQMVLMQVLEPEARERLNTIKLTKPDFARAVEQQLVMLAQQGRLSSTQKITDAQLKQLLAQLVPQKKDFKIRRVG comes from the coding sequence ATGGGAGACGATGAGTTAGCCGAACTCCGGCAGCGCCGGCTTGCACAGCTTCAACAACAACAGCAGAGTGAGGAGCATGAGGCCGAGCGCCAGCGTCAGGTCGAACAGCAGATCCAGATGGTGCTCATGCAGGTTCTTGAGCCTGAAGCACGTGAGCGGTTAAACACCATCAAGCTGACAAAACCCGACTTTGCACGTGCTGTAGAGCAGCAGCTTGTCATGCTTGCCCAGCAGGGGCGCCTCTCCAGTACACAGAAGATCACTGATGCACAGCTCAAACAGCTCCTCGCACAACTGGTGCCGCAGAAGAAAGACTTCAAAATCCGACGGGTAGGATGA
- a CDS encoding 30S ribosomal protein S19e produces the protein MTTVFDVPADLLIRKVALDLKEKPEIQAPEWAEYVKTGVHKEMPPENTDWWYFRAAAVLRRVYVDGPVGVERLRSVYGGAQNRGSRPSRFRKGSGSIARKIFQQLEAAGLLEKAAGGRKVSPAGRSFLDRAAYSLKDEAVSKAPGLEKY, from the coding sequence ATGACTACGGTATTTGATGTCCCGGCTGATCTCCTCATCAGGAAGGTCGCTCTGGATCTTAAGGAGAAACCTGAGATCCAGGCACCCGAATGGGCGGAGTATGTGAAGACGGGAGTTCATAAAGAGATGCCCCCAGAGAACACCGACTGGTGGTATTTCCGCGCAGCAGCAGTTCTGCGCCGTGTATACGTCGACGGTCCTGTCGGCGTTGAGAGACTTCGGAGTGTCTATGGGGGAGCCCAGAACCGGGGTTCCAGACCCTCCCGCTTCAGAAAAGGAAGTGGATCAATCGCCAGGAAGATCTTCCAGCAGCTTGAGGCTGCCGGTCTTCTTGAGAAGGCAGCCGGTGGCCGGAAGGTATCGCCCGCAGGCCGTTCATTCCTTGACCGGGCTGCATACAGTCTCAAAGATGAGGCTGTTTCGAAGGCTCCCGGCCTTGAAAAGTACTGA
- a CDS encoding YhbY family RNA-binding protein — protein MTEKYDTSAIQTLKPTIWVGKQGITPEVTQEIRSQLEVRTIIKVKWLKNASIDPEAIVEGTGGVVVATRGRMMVIAKKRG, from the coding sequence ATAACGGAAAAGTATGATACATCAGCTATCCAGACGTTGAAACCGACGATCTGGGTGGGAAAGCAGGGGATCACTCCTGAGGTTACCCAGGAGATCAGATCACAGCTGGAAGTGAGAACGATCATCAAGGTCAAGTGGCTGAAGAACGCTTCAATCGATCCCGAGGCGATCGTTGAAGGGACAGGCGGGGTTGTTGTTGCCACCCGTGGCCGGATGATGGTGATTGCAAAGAAGAGAGGGTGA
- a CDS encoding ribonuclease P protein component 4, with protein MAEKLRPGNGKRIARERIDILFAQAAEWADGDTGRAERCIALARRIAMKQRLRMPKRYRRQFCRTCYGYLVPGRTARVRIQHGKVIVTCLLCRDQRRYPVVKEHNGKV; from the coding sequence ATGGCAGAGAAACTTCGTCCGGGAAATGGGAAACGGATCGCACGGGAACGCATCGATATTCTCTTTGCACAGGCAGCAGAATGGGCAGATGGAGATACCGGCCGTGCAGAACGGTGCATTGCTCTTGCACGACGCATTGCAATGAAACAGAGATTACGAATGCCGAAACGATACAGGAGGCAGTTCTGTCGCACCTGCTATGGATATCTGGTACCGGGCCGGACTGCCCGGGTCAGGATTCAGCATGGAAAGGTGATTGTAACCTGTCTTCTCTGTCGGGATCAGCGACGCTATCCGGTGGTGAAAGAGCATAACGGAAAAGTATGA
- the purN gene encoding phosphoribosylglycinamide formyltransferase: MKRIVVLASGRGSNFLAVASAIAEGKIAGRCVGLIVDRNGTLAAVRAERQRIPVITINYQEFRSRDEYEAELSAVLRSLNPDLIVLAGYMRILGSSIIREYAGRIINIHPSLLPSFAGLNAHRQAIEYGVRLSGCTVHFVDEGTDTGPIILQRWCDVSEDDDESTLSDRILTLEHEALPKAVSLFCEGRLTIDGRRVFISDEAE, translated from the coding sequence ATGAAACGCATCGTCGTGCTTGCATCGGGAAGGGGATCGAACTTCCTTGCCGTCGCCTCTGCGATTGCAGAGGGGAAGATTGCGGGCCGGTGTGTTGGGCTCATCGTTGATCGCAACGGAACACTTGCTGCCGTGAGGGCAGAGAGGCAGCGTATCCCGGTCATTACTATCAATTATCAGGAGTTCCGGTCAAGGGATGAGTATGAGGCGGAACTTTCTGCTGTTCTTCGATCATTGAACCCCGATCTGATCGTGCTTGCAGGGTACATGAGGATTCTTGGCTCGTCCATCATCAGGGAGTATGCCGGAAGGATCATCAATATCCACCCTTCACTCCTTCCTTCATTTGCCGGGCTGAATGCACACCGCCAGGCAATCGAGTATGGTGTCCGCCTATCCGGCTGCACGGTACATTTTGTGGATGAGGGTACAGATACCGGCCCCATTATCCTTCAGCGCTGGTGTGATGTTAGCGAAGATGATGATGAATCAACCCTCTCTGATCGAATCCTCACGCTTGAGCATGAGGCGCTGCCGAAGGCCGTCTCCCTCTTCTGTGAGGGGCGCCTGACGATTGACGGGCGGCGGGTCTTTATCTCTGATGAAGCAGAATAA
- a CDS encoding hemolysin family protein, which translates to MAADALHFTLFFICLFLSGFFSGSEVALIAINKAKVRTLLAEGSKSAVALAKLKENTDHLLITILIGNNVVNVSAATLATAIAIDYFGDAGVGIATGVVVILMLVIGEIGPKTYASKRVDSFALFVARPILVLQKILTPVLWLNDIIRKAHARDDASYHQEVTEEEIKEWIDVGEETGAIEENEREMLFSVFRFGDTTARVVMTPRPDVVMIDDTKNLEETLDIFHETGFSRIPVYHTQKENIIGILNVKDVFRAVHSGESETEIPDIIHEAYFVPESKKIDDLLKELQFKQTHIAIILDEYGSFAGVVTIEDILEELVGDILDEFDTEEEEVQKLGDGIYMIDAQAWVEDVNEILESPLPLEPDCYETVGGLVFTRLGHIPHLGESFEIPEISARLIVTQMRGRQILKVKLIFRKQPGGSESLTI; encoded by the coding sequence ATGGCGGCTGATGCACTCCATTTTACCCTCTTTTTTATCTGCCTCTTCTTATCTGGTTTCTTCTCCGGATCCGAGGTTGCTCTTATAGCAATTAACAAGGCAAAGGTCCGCACCCTCCTCGCTGAAGGGAGCAAAAGTGCTGTTGCCCTTGCAAAACTCAAGGAGAACACCGATCATCTTCTGATCACGATCCTGATTGGGAACAATGTCGTCAATGTATCTGCGGCGACCCTGGCAACGGCGATTGCAATTGACTATTTCGGAGATGCCGGGGTGGGGATCGCAACAGGTGTTGTCGTCATCCTGATGCTCGTCATCGGGGAGATCGGTCCAAAAACCTATGCTTCAAAGCGTGTTGACTCATTTGCCCTCTTTGTTGCCCGCCCGATTCTGGTCCTTCAGAAGATCCTCACCCCGGTCCTCTGGCTCAATGATATTATTCGGAAGGCTCATGCCCGTGATGATGCTTCCTACCATCAGGAGGTGACGGAAGAGGAGATCAAGGAATGGATCGATGTCGGTGAAGAGACTGGTGCAATAGAAGAGAATGAACGTGAGATGCTCTTCTCGGTCTTCCGGTTCGGGGACACAACCGCCCGTGTCGTGATGACACCCCGGCCGGATGTGGTCATGATTGATGATACAAAAAACCTCGAGGAGACACTGGATATCTTTCATGAGACAGGATTCTCCCGGATTCCTGTGTATCATACGCAGAAAGAGAATATCATCGGCATTCTGAATGTGAAAGATGTCTTCAGGGCGGTCCACTCCGGAGAATCAGAGACGGAGATACCGGATATTATCCATGAGGCGTATTTTGTTCCGGAGTCCAAAAAGATCGATGATCTCCTCAAGGAGCTTCAGTTTAAACAGACCCATATTGCAATCATCCTTGATGAGTATGGGAGTTTTGCCGGCGTCGTCACAATCGAGGATATCCTTGAGGAACTCGTTGGCGATATCCTTGATGAGTTTGACACGGAAGAAGAGGAGGTTCAGAAACTCGGTGATGGCATCTATATGATCGATGCCCAGGCGTGGGTTGAGGATGTCAATGAGATCCTTGAATCTCCCCTTCCACTTGAGCCTGACTGCTATGAGACGGTGGGGGGGCTCGTCTTCACCCGTCTCGGCCACATCCCCCACCTTGGCGAGTCCTTTGAGATCCCTGAGATATCTGCCCGGCTGATCGTCACCCAGATGCGGGGGAGGCAGATCCTGAAGGTGAAACTTATCTTCAGGAAGCAGCCTGGTGGTAGCGAATCCTTAACGATATGA
- a CDS encoding sugar phosphate isomerase/epimerase family protein, giving the protein MVRLGASSMFFHEYALHSVFSGIVASGLDTIEFWLETPSFWTTGRKLKSLEAVTADYPSLVPITVHAPVLDLNPVSVNPEVATVSVETACSAIRIAEHLGAGVVTIHPGRRTAKRPPSRADMDRFAHYMEAVERVSQGLSVAVAVENMEPKVNALLTTPEAVRSVLDEYPNLFFTFDYAHALMSGPSSPDAFLSLCGDRLVNVHASDASGSSMHHPLTLTGGMNELAGLLRRYGYDGPVIFEIEDLGFPEAPGFDEKIAILSREADSFREAWHKQVYLSFLNSRE; this is encoded by the coding sequence ATGGTCCGGCTCGGTGCTTCAAGCATGTTCTTTCATGAGTATGCCCTTCATTCTGTCTTTTCGGGAATTGTCGCATCAGGTCTTGATACGATTGAATTCTGGCTTGAAACACCATCGTTCTGGACGACCGGGAGGAAGCTGAAGAGCCTTGAGGCGGTGACAGCCGACTATCCGTCACTTGTTCCGATCACCGTTCATGCCCCCGTCCTTGATCTGAATCCGGTCTCAGTCAACCCCGAAGTCGCCACGGTATCGGTTGAGACTGCCTGTTCAGCCATCCGGATTGCGGAGCACCTCGGTGCCGGTGTTGTTACGATTCATCCAGGCAGGAGGACGGCGAAACGGCCTCCGAGCAGGGCTGACATGGATCGGTTTGCACACTACATGGAGGCAGTTGAGCGGGTTTCCCAGGGCCTCTCCGTTGCAGTTGCGGTAGAGAATATGGAGCCGAAGGTAAACGCCCTCCTGACAACACCTGAGGCTGTCCGGAGCGTGCTGGATGAGTATCCGAACCTCTTCTTTACCTTCGACTATGCCCATGCCCTGATGAGCGGCCCCTCATCTCCTGATGCGTTCCTCTCACTCTGTGGGGATCGTCTTGTCAATGTGCATGCAAGTGATGCCTCAGGCTCATCCATGCATCACCCCCTCACCCTGACCGGTGGAATGAATGAGCTGGCCGGACTATTGAGGAGATATGGGTATGACGGTCCCGTCATTTTCGAGATAGAAGATCTCGGTTTCCCGGAGGCACCAGGATTTGATGAGAAGATTGCCATCCTCTCAAGGGAGGCTGACTCTTTCCGGGAAGCATGGCACAAACAGGTATATTTATCATTTCTCAACTCCAGAGAATGA